The stretch of DNA TGTGTCCTGGACTAACCAGGCAGCCCTCAGCCCCCCTGCAGCAGGTCAGGAGCACACAGCCCACTGCCCAGGACACAGCGAGGGagctcagcagtgtccccacaCAGACCCCACTGACCTTATCGAAGTAAGGACCGCGATCCATGGAAGActctttgggaatttggggacgAGAACCGGGGCCTTTTCCAACCACACGATTGTAATCTCCCACGCCCAGGCCGTGCTTGTCCATCTCCATCCTCTTGTCCTGCAGTAACCCTGGGCACAGAGAGCTGGCTGCACAccctgggggctcagccccagccacACCGACACCAGCTTTGTgctggggagctgagctggggcagGACAGCCCTGGACACACAGCACCCCAGCTCTGAGAGGACACCCCAGGTACCAATGCTCGCACACATCTGAGACGTGGAATCACCACCAACACACTTTGCAAGGCTTCACGCAGTAATATCTGCCAGCTTGCTCTTAAAATCAAGTATGTATAATTGTTTAAACTTGCAGTAATTTAAATACCCGGCTTGTCATTAATACTGAAATCTAAAACCCAAAAGACTATGAGCCCCAAAGTGAAAATACCCAATTTTGAAGTGGAATAAGGAGAGAGTAACTACACTAAAAACTACAATTAGTTTTAGTTAAACATTCTATCATCACAGTAGACTGTAATTAATGTATTAagaattatttttcatttgctAAAGAAATAACAGTAATTGGAATCAAATAAACTGTAACTGCTCCCAAGTAATTTTATACTCAGGTTTAAGTATTTCTAAAATAACTGTGCAGTATTAATTCAGTTCTTAGAACGGAACACGTGTTTCCAAAAATGAACCCAATGAGCCCGTGTGGGATTTGGTGTGTTTCTGTTTATACTCAGTGGAGGTGCCCAGAGGGCAATCAAGATATTTATATTACAAGGAACAACCCCACCACACCCTGAAAACATCGTCTCATGCCAGTTTAACATATATAAATATGGATAAGCTTAGTTTGATATGTGGCCAATATTCCTATAGCAACCAGGTGATTCTGTGTGCAGCATTAGTCACACACACAAATACTCTTCTCTGCAAGGACATTCCTTTTCTTTAGGGAAATATACACTTAACTACATATAGCTATATATACACTACATATCATTTGAAAAATGTAATTTACAGAAGGATATAAGGTAAAAGAGAGTATGGAAGAAAAAGCAATAAAGCCCAGTTCGGTTCTATTGCTCTTACCTCCAGACATGTCCATCTTATTGCTCTGTATGGTTTCTTCTGGTGATTCTCTCTGAAGTAACAAAATAAATCacagttatttattttttaagataaAACAAAGAGATTCCTGCACACTATTACAATTCAAAActgcaagaaagaaaaatcaaggcAATCAGATGCTATTTTAAAGCATTTCCTCCCTTCAGTTCCTATCCAGTCAAGAACACATTCCCTCACCAGAACTCCTAGTAAATGCAGTAAAGCATCAGGCTATGGGATGAATACCTGGGTAATGGTTACAAAACCACTTCTCCTCAATAAAGAGGTCTTTTTGCAATGAGAATCCACAGAAAAGGGATGGCTGACAGGGGAGACAAACACAAGTAAAGAGAAAACCAGGATGAAAATGAACACTTGGCAATTgagcatttccatgtctgcacATTGCAACAAGCCCTGTGGAAAGGCAGCAAATCCAGACAGAGACAAATACTTACTGAAAAACTGAGATTTGTGAATTGCTTAATGAATGGATTGATCCATGTTTCATCTTGCTTATTTCCACCTTTCATTATTCCCTTAAAAACAGAAAGGAATTCCTGTGATACTCAGATCTGACTTTAATTACATCAACACGTGTTAAGAATGAAAATTAAAGTGTAATGTGCAAGTGCAGTAATCCCTTCTGACTCAGCCTTCAGAAATGACTGCAAGCCttgtcctcagctgctcctcacctttGTGGGCATTTTCTTCATGTAGGGTGGCCAGTTCAACGAGGGGTTAGCTTCTTGTGAGGAACCGCTGTTCCACATTCCAATCTccacatcctcctcttcctcccagctGGTCTGGCGACTGCCACTCAATGGCATGTCATCTCCACACCAACTATCTTGCATAGATTTAGGCCCTGGTGGTGGAAGAACCCAGCAGTGAacattgcagcagcagctccaccaaAGAGCCTAGTGCAAGGGAAAAACCCCTGGAAAACAGGATGCTTCCAGAGAGGGATTTCAGCCTTGCCAAGCACACTGAGAGCACTCACCAGGCTTGCTCGGAggctgctgccccagggcagtgtttcCCCAGCCAGAGGTGCCTCCTGCATCGCTGACAGGCTCTCCCCAGCTCGTACCAGTGTCCATGGGCTTGCCCCACGCCGCTGTCCCGTTATCCACAGtggtggctggagcaggaggctctcccCAACCTTTGCAAAGCAGGGGGAGTTATTGGCATCGTTCTGAATAGGGTTTTAGAGCTACCTAAAGAGACTCAAGTGTTTTGCCTTTTCTATATGCTTAACATATAGTAAAAAGCACGTGAGCACatatttttgttttgtgtgaGGGTCATTGTTACAACTGCAAGCTGTTCCTTAAATAAAAGTAATCACAAGAGTACAAATTTTGCATTTACAGAATTGCATTCTGATAATGCAAATTTCTAAGATATTAAGCTAAGAGCTGCTTGTTACATGTAACTGACCCCATTTGGCACTTGAAAAAGAGATACAGCACAAAATAGTTCCTATATCCCATAAAGTTCCTCTCCAAAATCATTATTAACTGCTCATGAAGCTACAAGACCAGAAAGTCTGACACCAAATCCTTATAAACCCATCACCCTTCATTCTGTCCTGCAGAAGCTCAATgtgcttctttttttttgaaGGCTCATTGGCAAAATTAAATTTTATCTTGCTTAGAATAATTTAGGAAAGTATTTAAATCCTCAGACACTATTTTAAGTATTTTCTCTGTGTTCCCACTCCCCAGAACTCAAGCAGAGCTGTTTAGCCCTTATTACTGCAGTTATTTAAAACTGGAGCAGATCTCCAATCTGTACAAACACATCAATGCTCTGTGACAATGCTGTTCATTTCTTTAACAAACAGAAATTGTACTTCATTGCCTCTCTGCCGTTTCCACTCTGAAACTAAAATATTGTTCTAAGAAGCAAGACTAAAAAGGAGCTTTACAGTCAATAGAAAACACAGATTTGGGTAAAAGGCAGGCTTACCAGAACCCGAGCTGCTCTCCTTGCTAGACATGGCACTTGAAGACAGTAGCTGCGGGTGTACCTGTGCTTGCTGGTCTGAACTGCTGCTACTGTTAGGGACATTTTTATTCCACATGTTCACATTTTTGTAGTTGTACTTGCTGGGATCACCCCAAGCAGAGGTTCCATCATCAATCTCCATCTTGCGGCGAATGGATTCGGGGGACGGCTCCTCCCAGCCCGTGGGCTCCTCCTCCTTGGCTGGGGCTGGCATGGGCCCCCCCAGCCAGCCGGACCCCGGGGGCTTGTTGGTGGCAGACGGGGCTCCCCAAGAGCCAACATCCTGCTTGTTCCACTCAGGAGAGCTGGCTGCCTTTGACGAGTCCCCCCAGACTTGAGGCTGACTGGATTTCGGAGGGtctccccagccctggctctgattAGACTTCGCAGGCTCATCCCATCCTGAAGAGTTGTTTGGGGTCGCGTTGTTGCCTCCCCAAGTAACAGAATTTGATTTACCTGGCTCATTCCAACCAGACACCGACCTGTCGCTGTTGCTGCCTCCAGAACTGGATTTCTTTGCCTCACCCCAGTGGTTACTTCTGGAGTTTTCACCCCAGCTATCACCAGCAGACACTGCCCAACCCTGGCTGGCCTTCTGTCCGTCTCCCCATCCCTGCTTCATCTTCGGTGTGTCATTCCAGGATGACTTTTCTTCTTTGCCACTTCCCCACGATTGATTGCTCTTGACCATTACTGTAGCAGCAGAATCTTCTTCCCACCCCCCTTGGCTGTTTGACCCTTTGGAGTCTCCCCACCTTGTAGCAGACTTTGGATCTCCCCACCCCGATACAGATGAGGTATCGTTATTATTAGGGCTAGGTCTATCCACACACCCCCCTGAGCTGGAAGTCTGTGTcacagagcccccccaggcctcTGTCCCATTGTCAGTTTTCCTTTCACCCCTCGGTGACGTTTCGGTGTCCCAGGCAGTGTTCTGTTTGATTGGAGTCTGTCCCCACCCGGAGTTGGAAAGGACGCGCGGATCTAGGTCAGTTCTGTTCACTATGCTTTGGAGTAACGTGTGCTGGTCGACTTTCCTCCTCTCTCGGTTCTGGCCCTCGGCAGCTGCTCTGTCCTCGTGGCAGCCGGCGCTCTCCGAGCTGCCCTCGCTGTCCCCCGTACCTGTTTTGGCCCACGTGCTGCTCTGCTCAGCCATCTGGGAGGCAGCAGAACCCTGGCTGCtcagctcctcctcctcagtaGACTTCCATCCGTTTGTAAACTTCCTGCTGCTTCCATTGAGGCCCTCGTTGGAATGCTGATTGCCGGGCAGTTTGCTCCACTCCCCGTTGGGCATGTTGGTGCCAGTGCTCTGTGCAGGGCTGCCCCATCCTCTTCTGCTCCCGCCAGCGCTCGCACCGCTCCCGTTTCCCCAGGGCATGTTCTGGGAGCCGACTGCCCCTGCCTCCCACACCCCTCCGCCTTTATTCCCGTTGATTTGAAAGTTAGTGCTGCCGGGCCCGCTGCCGCCCGGCTGCATTAGAGTTGCATTCACAGTGTCACCATTAGCTTGGCTGTTAGGGCCTGGACATTTGTCTCCAGAGTAACTAGAACCATAGGCACCCCAGGTAGTACCGTAAGAGCCGCCAGTTTTGGCCTCACCGTTGCTCAGGTGAGAGATGGAAGTGCCGTTTGCCACTGGAGAGGCCTGAATCTGAGAATGATTCATTGTGCTCACGCGCCAGGCCCCgggccctgcagtgctgggcagctcGTTCATCTGCACCGAACCAGCAGAGTTTGGTAAACTAGAGGTCATAAAGTTAGTAGTGTTATTTGGTCCATTCATTTCAGTGTTAAGGTTTTGAGGTTGCCCACTGAATGAAACATTCCTTGTACCATTTACTTCAGAATCACAACTTTCCTGAAGGCTTCCCCAGGAACCGTGGGCCGAGCCACCCACTTTCGAGTTAATACTCTGGCTGTTGGCCATCTGACCTATGGTACTGCACTGAATGCTTGTGCCAGGACTCCCACTCCCCACGGACCCTTTCAGGGCATGTCCACTGTTCTCCAACACGGACCAGGCACCATGGTTgccatttgaattcaaagtgctTGGATTTAACCCTCCATTTGATGAAGAGCTTATGGTGCCCCAAGCATTCATTCTATTGTTGCTACTTTCAGATTTGCTGTCAGGAGCATCCACAGAAACTTGACATGTGCTTATTATGGACCCGTGGGATAACCCCCAGGGCCCATTAATACTTCCATTGCCCACATTATTGCTGTTGCTACCAACCACAAACTTATTCTGTGCCCCGTGGCCGAGGCCGTTGCGAATGCCGTCGCCCTCTCCTGCCGCGCTCCCCGAAGCCATGATCACGAGGTTGCGCTCcgacccagagctggaggcagagtCAGTGTCCATACATTCTGAAGTCAGCTCTGGGTCACTGCCAGTGATTGATGGCCATGCTTCTTTGTCAGAGCCGTCTACGATAACTTTATCCCAGTTTGTGCTGGAGTCGCTATTTGAAGAGACTGGTCCCCAGTGAGAATTTTCATAATGGGATCCTAGACCACTGTGGTTCAGATCTAGAATGAAGAAGGAAAGCCCAAGGGCATTATTATGAGTTTAATGTTATTACTTAATTAAGCAGAAAAGGGCGGGGGGGGAAAAGTATAAAGATATTAAGCCAGGAATTATTTTGTTTACTATTTTGCTTCTGTTAAAACTACAGTCATGGCAAGTGACAGAGAAAGCTTTAAGTACAGCTGCCCAAAGGCTGCCACGCACAACCCAGAACACCTACCAGCATGCAGAGCCGCCCTCACAAAAACCTCAGAAAACTTTACACTCCTAAAGGTCTTTTTCTTccagaaaaacatttttaaaaggatACTCTGTATCACCACATATAAACGATTTTCTAAAACACATACACATATTAAAAACCACAATAGTAAATAAACCCGAAAACACACCAAAAAGCAGAAATTCCAAGAGGACATGGCCCTGGCCCAGCAGTACCAAGTGCTGTGTGACAGCAGCCAGAGAACACACACCTTCCCACCCGTTACAGACGTTGTATAGGAGCCTTCAGTACAAGTTATTCAAGGTATTTTCCTTTATACAGCAACAGCTTGGCACAAAAAGCACAAGACCCCTCTGAAATACTGCTTTCAGAATGCACAAgcctatttttaattaatttgtcATCAATATCAATATTACTGATCCTACAGTGAAACAGAACTGAGTGCAAGACcctggctgcagagctggagcagcacagagcagggatcacccactgcagctcagccctggcactcagctgagcttcccctggcacaccaaGGTGAGGAACAAGGATGGGGGCCCAGCAGCTTGGACCAGGAGGAGTGGCAAAGCCCTTGGCAGGCAGGCAGAGTGCTGTGATGGTGTGTGACAGCTGCACAGTCCTGGAGAGCCACCACCACCCTTGGGAGAGCCAGGATTTGGCTGAGCATAACCCAGAACCTGCCCATTCGGGTGGCACCACAAGAACACTGCCATGGCTGAACAACTGCCCAACAAACGTCAAGGTTTCAGCTCCCTCCCTGGTATTTTAGAAAAGGACATTTAACCTGCACTAAGGGACTGATCAAAGAGCTGTGTGCACTCTGGGGAGCGACAGAACCAACGGCACAGAACAAGATCCTGATCACACAAACACCATCCCAGGAACAGTGTCCCTTTAAAGCAACACAAAGGCACACACAGATGGCAAACAGCCTGGATTCAGCACTGAGAGATACAGGTTAGGACTACAAGTCACAGGGAAATGGTAAAACAAACTCTGAtttgcacagcagcagaacaCATGAAGAAAGCCTGTGTTTATCCCAATTCTGTTACCCGAATTTAGCTGCAGTTTGTGCACAGCTGATCCACAAGCAGCACTCAGTGATTAACTTCCACTCAGCTGATTTCTCCCATTACACACAAAACTACTTAGACCAACAGTCCTTCTCCTGCACATAAACTGTTAGTGATGTCTAGCATGAGTTCTGGAACATTCCTACCTGAACCTCCCCAGCTCGTGCACTTCAGAGACCAAGGATACAAACACTGAGCAAGCAGATACCAGCTCTGACTTTCTGTATCTGGCAGGGACCACAGAACACCCTCAAAACTGAAAAATAACATGTGACAACACCCTGCATTTGGTGCAAGCACAGGGAGCCAGAACAGCCCACTCTTGCTTTTCTTCCCAAAACTATTTAAAGTTGCAACTGAACTTTTGCTGCCTAAATCCTTGACAAAAAAACCATTTACACAAACCTGAGTTTCTTAAAATTCTGTAATCTGCTAAGATTGCTTTtggtaatttttaatttaatgctTTCCAGCTATGAGTTATCCTGCAGGAAACATTTGCAAAAAACCGTACGTATTTCAAAAAGCAGTTTGTCATCACATGGGCTAAAATAAACAGGATTGATAAGTGTAAATTAAGAAATACCTGAATCTTGCACCCTCTGcctccttttcctgctccagCACACCTGGCACCCCAGGCTGTCAATACCATACCTTGCAATCACTGCACCTTTGGGCCTTATGAACAAATGCATTTTAGTGAGTACAGTCCTGAGCTTTTAGCAAACAAATCAAGACATGATTTCCTCCACAGTGTGACATGTCTCTGATAGGAAGCACAAGCTTGCACAGATTATTCAATACCATAAGAGGCAAGTCAGCATGGAAGCATAAgcgtaaaaaaaccccaaaaaacagtaCCTTAATGCTAAGGTGACAAAAACTCTTAGTATGAATTCTGACTtaattagaaaattaaaaatgttAAACCAAATTAGTATGCAATGGCACAGAGAAGGTATACTGCGATCATTCACACACCCATGCCAATGAAAAGCATAAGccaaagaacaaaaataaaaataaaaattaaaaaatcagacAAAACTGTGTGACACATGTAACCACCACAAACACGTAGTGCAAAGCAGGTGAGATGGAAGTAGCTAACCTGACTGGTTAGGGGAGTGGCTCACCAAGTCCCGAATGGGAGGCATGCctacaaaaaaaaagcaagaaaatcaCAGAAGTGTTACTTCAGCAAATGAGAGAACAGTCCCCACAGCACTCGGTGCTGTAAACCCAGTCCTTAGACCCCCTTTTCAGGACAGGTTTCTCTCAGGGCCAGCTCAGTCTCACGGTCTGCTCTGAATCACGTTCcccacacagggagcagggacatgGCAACAAACTCAGCCTGGGGATGTGAGAATTTGTAATTCTGCTGCTTTTATGACACATTTCAATTACAACCTACTTGTTACACATTTGGCATTTAATGAACCAATTTAATGTGTCCTTAAAAGTTTGATTTATACAAAAAAGAGGATACAGTCAGGGAAACCACAACCAGTTCATTTTGGACTGCACTGACTAAGAAGTTGAGCAGTCAGCCCTGAAACTTCAGCAAGTTCCTCTCCCCTCTCTGAACAGCACATTTGCTGCAcctcccagccagggctctgctgcctgactGAGCAAACAGCAGCACCTGAGCATGGCCCAGCTCAGACTGAACCTAAGCACGGGCACAGCAACCCATCACCTGCCCCCTTCACATCCTGCTCCTCCCCTGTGCCACTCTACAGAATCAAACTTCATCTTTCAAACCCACAATTCTACAGCTGGAGACCATAACTGTTACACTGAAGGCAATGTTCCCCAAATGAATGCAACCCTCACCACCACCAACTGCAAATCCCAGCTGCTCCTTCTTCCCTGAGTCCCCCAACAGCCGAGAACCATCCCAGGTTATTGGAGGCACCTTTTGCTCCCAAGGGCTCTGGCTGGGACACAACTTTGTGAGATGCACCAGGACAAAGGCAGATGGGAGGAATCCACACTGGAGCCCTGCCAGGAGCCCAGTCCTGCTCTCCTGTTCAGCTCTGGCCACAGCCAAAGCAGTTACTGCTGGGAATATTTCAGTTTATAATGATAAATCATTTCATCGTGGAACAGCCACCTGTCTATCCCAAGGTGTTCCAGAGCAGAGGTGAGCAAACACCAGGGCAGCAATCAACCCTGTCCTTCACGTCAAGTTTGCACATGGGGCACGTCAGTGAAGACAACAATAAACTGGGAATGGAAGTGTCCTGATAAAGAGCTACTTAGGGAGATCTCTAAAAATAACCATCTTGGCACTGGCCTGGATCTGTTTCAGAAGCACTACAAGCCATGAGCTTCATTTATGTGTCTCTACTAAAACAACACATCAAATGTCctaaaaacagcaggaaaaacccAGCCCACGGGCCTATCCCTTCTTCAGCCTTACTTCTGGACAAAGCATGTTGattttccaaacaggagacaaCTGTTCACACAAAACACAAGTAAAGAGATGGGGTATAGACCACTgttataatttaaaaattctccAATACCAACAACTTAAAATCTTAGTGTGCCCAGGGCAACTAAAGAGTTTAAATTCAGCAGTATCTGCCTGCATTACCTGGCTTTTACAAAGCACCTACCAAACCATTCCGACACAGCTGAACTGGGGAGAGATCCTTTCAGGAATTACACACAAACCCAAAGCCATTCCCAACTCCAGCAATTCTGACTTGAACACTTGAAGCCCCAGTTTTTCTTTTAGCCCTAAAATACAGATCAGTCCCAGTAGCCCCTGGTTTATCCATGGATGTCCTGTCTATGCAAGCAACCTATAGATCTGTCAAATGTCATGAGATTTTGCACTCCAGAGGTAACAAGGTAACACAgagagtacctggagctgctgggggaggCTGAAAGAGGAAGCAGGGAGAGTGAGTGAAACTGAGACAGGCAAATGACAACTGCATTTCCTCTCAGACACAAAGGTGGCAGAAGACATCAGTCCTGCTGGACGGGGCCTCCCCCACCTCACCAGCGCCAGACCAGAGCTTGAAACAGAAACCCAGCACAGAAAAATCATCTGCCTTTCCATTATCGTCTTGTCTGTGTTTAGGAAAGATCATGACAGCACATCCAAACCCGCTGTTATTCCTGGTTATTGCAGGGAAGGAGACATTCCAGGCACACCCATGGCACCAAGAAGGCAGAGCTGAGTGCCCGGCCtcagatggcagctctgagctctcctgggACACACAGAACATCAGGAacagagctctggcaggagcTACAGCCAGCACAGACACTGTCCTGAGGTGACAAAGGGATCTGGCCAAGCCCTGCCtccctgcaggaccctgcactcgctggac from Melospiza melodia melodia isolate bMelMel2 chromosome 18, bMelMel2.pri, whole genome shotgun sequence encodes:
- the TNRC6A gene encoding trinucleotide repeat-containing gene 6A protein isoform X8, with amino-acid sequence MRELEAKATKEVERKLSRAFLPHLCGTERRDLVQEEEEQLMEERKKRKEDKKKKEAAQKKAIEQKIKVPEQTKTSVSQPQPVTSNGTSPGTSTPNNAKRAPASSQQQPLPRYPPREVPPRFRHQEQKQLLKRGQQLPGIAANLGSTPKVFNGQPGGSTGTNNQPVTNGEVPNSSKKQPDLNHSGLGSHYENSHWGPVSSNSDSSTNWDKVIVDGSDKEAWPSITGSDPELTSECMDTDSASSSGSERNLVIMASGSAAGEGDGIRNGLGHGAQNKFVVGSNSNNVGNGSINGPWGLSHGSIISTCQVSVDAPDSKSESSNNRMNAWGTISSSSNGGLNPSTLNSNGNHGAWSVLENSGHALKGSVGSGSPGTSIQCSTIGQMANSQSINSKVGGSAHGSWGSLQESCDSEVNGTRNVSFSGQPQNLNTEMNGPNNTTNFMTSSLPNSAGSVQMNELPSTAGPGAWRVSTMNHSQIQASPVANGTSISHLSNGEAKTGGSYGTTWGAYGSSYSGDKCPGPNSQANGDTVNATLMQPGGSGPGSTNFQINGNKGGGVWEAGAVGSQNMPWGNGSGASAGGSRRGWGSPAQSTGTNMPNGEWSKLPGNQHSNEGLNGSSRKFTNGWKSTEEEELSSQGSAASQMAEQSSTWAKTGTGDSEGSSESAGCHEDRAAAEGQNRERRKVDQHTLLQSIVNRTDLDPRVLSNSGWGQTPIKQNTAWDTETSPRGERKTDNGTEAWGGSVTQTSSSGGCVDRPSPNNNDTSSVSGWGDPKSATRWGDSKGSNSQGGWEEDSAATVMVKSNQSWGSGKEEKSSWNDTPKMKQGWGDGQKASQGWAVSAGDSWGENSRSNHWGEAKKSSSGGSNSDRSVSGWNEPGKSNSVTWGGNNATPNNSSGWDEPAKSNQSQGWGDPPKSSQPQVWGDSSKAASSPEWNKQDVGSWGAPSATNKPPGSGWLGGPMPAPAKEEEPTGWEEPSPESIRRKMEIDDGTSAWGDPSKYNYKNVNMWNKNVPNSSSSSDQQAQVHPQLLSSSAMSSKESSSGSGWGEPPAPATTVDNGTAAWGKPMDTGTSWGEPVSDAGGTSGWGNTALGQQPPSKPGPKSMQDSWCGDDMPLSGSRQTSWEEEEDVEIGMWNSGSSQEANPSLNWPPYMKKMPTKGIMKGGNKQDETWINPFIKQFTNLSFSRESPEETIQSNKMDMSGGLLQDKRMEMDKHGLGVGDYNRVVGKGPGSRPQIPKESSMDRGPYFDKDGIVADESQNMQFMSNQNMKLPPSNNALPNQALGSLAGLGMQSLNSVRQNGNPSVFGVGNIAAQPRSMQQPPAQPLNSSQPNPRAQVPPPLLSPQVPVSLLKYAPNSGGLSPLFGPQQVAMLNQLSQLNQLSQISQLQRLLAQQQKAQPQRSVPSGGRQQQEQQGRSLSMQQQMMQQSRQLDPNLLMKQQTPPSQQQSLHQPSMKSFLENVMPHTTPELQKGPSPINAFSSFPIGMNSNLNVNLDMSSIKEPQSRLRKWTTVDSISMNTSLDQNSSKHGAISSGFRLEDSPFVPYDFLNSSNSPASPPGSIGDGWPRAKSPNGSSSVNWPPEFRPGEPWKGYPNIDPETDPYVTPGSVINNLSINTVREVDHLRDRNSGSSSSLNTTLPSTSAWSSIRASNYNVSLSSTAQSTSVARNSDSKSTWSPGSVTNTSLAHELWKVPLPPKSITAPSRPPPGLTGQKPPLSTWDNSLRLGGGWGNSDARYTPGSSWGESSSGRITNWLVLKNLTPQIDGSTLRTLCMQHGPLITFHLNLPHGNALVRYSSKEEVVKAQKSLHMCVLGNTTILAEFASEEEISRFFAQGQSLTPSPGWQSLGSSQSRLGSIDGSHSFSNRNDLNHWNGAGLSGTSSGDLHGTSLWGSPNYSTSLWGAPSSNDTRGISSPSPINAFLSVDHLGGGGESM